From the genome of Streptomyces sp. V1I1, one region includes:
- the trpC gene encoding indole-3-glycerol phosphate synthase TrpC: MSVLDEIIEGVRADLAERQARVGLDELKERAAKAPAAKDGVAALRGEGVHVICEVKRSSPSKGALAAIADPAGLAADYEAGGAAVISVLTEQRRFGGSLADLEAVRARVDIPVLRKDFIVTAYQLWEARAYGADLVLLIVGALEQEALVSLIERAESIGLTPLVEVHDEDEVERAVEAGAKIIGVNARDLKTLQVDRSTFERVAPEIPAHIVKIAESGVRGPHDLIAYANAGADAVLVGESLVTGRDPKSAVADLVAAGAHPALRHGRS; the protein is encoded by the coding sequence GTGAGTGTGCTCGACGAGATCATTGAAGGCGTGCGCGCCGACCTCGCAGAGCGGCAGGCGCGTGTGGGCCTCGACGAGCTGAAGGAGCGCGCCGCCAAGGCTCCTGCGGCCAAGGACGGCGTCGCCGCGCTGCGTGGCGAGGGCGTCCATGTGATCTGTGAGGTCAAGCGCTCCAGCCCGTCGAAGGGCGCGTTGGCCGCGATCGCCGACCCGGCCGGGCTCGCCGCCGACTACGAGGCGGGCGGCGCGGCCGTCATCTCCGTACTGACCGAGCAGCGCCGCTTCGGCGGCTCGCTCGCCGACCTCGAAGCCGTCCGCGCCAGGGTGGACATCCCGGTGCTGCGCAAGGACTTCATCGTCACCGCGTACCAGCTGTGGGAGGCCAGGGCCTACGGCGCCGACCTCGTTCTGCTGATCGTCGGAGCGCTGGAGCAGGAGGCCCTGGTCTCGCTGATCGAGCGCGCCGAGTCGATCGGGCTCACCCCGCTGGTCGAGGTGCACGACGAGGACGAGGTCGAGCGCGCGGTGGAGGCCGGAGCGAAGATCATCGGCGTCAACGCCCGCGATCTGAAGACGCTGCAGGTCGACCGCTCGACGTTCGAGCGGGTCGCCCCCGAGATTCCGGCGCACATCGTCAAGATCGCCGAGTCCGGTGTGCGCGGTCCGCACGACCTGATCGCCTACGCGAACGCGGGCGCCGACGCGGTGCTGGTCGGCGAGTCCCTGGTCACCGGCCGTGACCCGAAGTCGGCGGTCGCCGACCTGGTCGCCGCGGGTGCGCACCCGGCCCTGCGTCACGGGCGGAGCTGA
- the trpM gene encoding tryptophan biosynthesis modulator TrpM, with translation MTAVGRVAPQYRTPSRPAAGDVRRTVTAPRGAALAAARDPYARLARGCKPRGCRAPARRVHGRRVRYVIGSEPGQVNGMRDGARFARATAARRSRAGAFPTPPLPELGASPQTPVRPSGVSSIAGRA, from the coding sequence ATGACCGCCGTCGGCCGTGTGGCCCCGCAGTACCGGACGCCGTCGCGTCCGGCGGCGGGCGACGTGCGCAGGACGGTCACGGCTCCCCGCGGCGCGGCGCTCGCCGCCGCGCGTGACCCATACGCGCGGCTGGCCCGAGGCTGCAAGCCCCGCGGCTGCCGGGCCCCGGCCCGCCGGGTACACGGCCGCCGGGTGCGATACGTCATCGGCTCCGAGCCGGGCCAGGTCAACGGCATGCGCGATGGCGCGCGGTTCGCGCGTGCGACTGCCGCTAGGCGGTCTCGGGCGGGTGCTTTCCCCACCCCGCCCCTTCCCGAACTGGGGGCAAGCCCCCAGACCCCCGTACGCCCTTCGGGCGTGTCCTCAATCGCCGGACGGGCTTGA
- the trpB gene encoding tryptophan synthase subunit beta translates to MSSDFFIPDPEGQVPSAEGYFGAFGGKFIPEALVAAVDEVAVEYDKAKADPAFAAELNDLMVNYTGRPSALTEVPRFAEHAGGARVFLKREDLNHTGSHKINNVLGQALLTKRMGKTRVIAETGAGQHGVATATACALFGLECTIYMGEIDTQRQALNVARMRMLGAEVIPVASGSRTLKDAINEAFRDWVANVDRTHYLFGTVAGPHPFPAMVRDFHRVIGVEARRQILERAGRLPDAAVACVGGGSNAIGLFHAFIRDASVRLIGCEPAGHGIESGEHAATLTAGEPGILHGSRSYVLQDEEGQITEPYSISAGLDYPGIGPEHSYLKDSGRAEYRAVTDDEAMQSLLLLSRTEGIIPAIESAHALAGALEVGRELGKDGLIVVNLSGRGDKDMDTAARYFGLYDGEGDAKVTADASAENGYAEIRRDAK, encoded by the coding sequence ATGTCGAGCGACTTCTTCATCCCGGACCCGGAGGGTCAAGTCCCCAGCGCCGAGGGCTACTTCGGCGCATTCGGCGGCAAGTTCATCCCCGAGGCGCTCGTCGCCGCGGTCGACGAGGTTGCCGTCGAGTACGACAAGGCCAAGGCCGACCCCGCCTTCGCCGCCGAGCTCAATGACCTGATGGTCAACTACACCGGCCGCCCCAGCGCCCTCACCGAGGTGCCCCGGTTCGCCGAGCACGCCGGCGGGGCGCGGGTCTTCCTGAAGCGGGAGGATCTCAACCACACCGGCTCGCACAAGATCAACAACGTGCTGGGCCAGGCGCTGCTCACCAAGCGCATGGGCAAGACCCGGGTCATCGCCGAGACCGGCGCCGGCCAGCACGGCGTCGCGACCGCGACCGCCTGCGCGCTCTTCGGCCTCGAGTGCACCATCTACATGGGTGAGATCGACACCCAGCGCCAGGCCCTGAACGTGGCGCGGATGCGGATGCTCGGCGCCGAGGTCATCCCGGTGGCCTCCGGCAGCCGGACCCTGAAGGACGCCATCAACGAGGCGTTCCGCGACTGGGTCGCCAATGTGGACCGTACGCACTATCTCTTCGGCACGGTCGCCGGACCGCACCCCTTCCCCGCCATGGTCCGCGACTTCCACCGCGTCATCGGCGTCGAGGCCCGCCGCCAGATCCTGGAGCGGGCCGGCCGGCTGCCGGACGCCGCCGTCGCCTGCGTCGGCGGCGGGTCAAACGCGATCGGGCTGTTCCACGCCTTCATCCGGGACGCGTCCGTACGGCTCATCGGCTGCGAGCCCGCGGGCCACGGCATCGAGTCCGGCGAGCACGCGGCCACTCTGACCGCGGGCGAGCCCGGCATCCTGCATGGTTCGCGCTCGTACGTCCTGCAGGACGAGGAGGGCCAGATCACCGAGCCGTACTCGATCTCCGCCGGACTCGACTACCCCGGCATCGGCCCCGAGCACTCGTACCTCAAGGACAGCGGCCGGGCCGAGTACCGCGCGGTGACCGACGACGAGGCCATGCAGTCGCTGCTGCTGCTGTCCCGTACCGAGGGCATCATTCCGGCGATCGAGTCCGCGCACGCGCTGGCCGGTGCGCTGGAAGTCGGCCGGGAACTGGGCAAGGACGGTCTGATCGTCGTCAATCTGTCCGGCCGTGGCGACAAGGACATGGACACCGCCGCCCGTTACTTCGGGCTGTACGACGGCGAGGGGGACGCGAAGGTCACCGCCGACGCCTCCGCGGAGAACGGCTACGCCGAGATCAGGAGGGACGCGAAGTGA
- the trpA gene encoding tryptophan synthase subunit alpha, translated as MSGNIQLLSDTLAQARNENRAALIAYLPAGFPTVDGGIEAVKAALDGGADVVEVGLPHSDPVLDGPVIQTADDIALRGGVKIADVMRTVREAHESTGKPVLVMTYWNPIDRYGIERFTAELADAGGAGCILPDLPVEEAGVWREHAEKHGLATVFVVAPSSKDARLAKITAAGSGFVYAASLMGVTGTRESVGAQAQDLVRRTRATTELPVCVGLGVSNPEQAAEVASFADGVIVGSAFVKRLLDAPDQATGLAAVRELAAELAEGVRRDA; from the coding sequence GTGAGCGGCAACATCCAGCTGTTGAGCGACACCCTGGCGCAGGCCAGGAACGAGAACCGGGCCGCGCTCATCGCGTACCTCCCGGCCGGCTTCCCGACCGTCGACGGCGGTATCGAGGCGGTCAAGGCCGCCCTGGACGGCGGCGCTGACGTGGTCGAGGTCGGGCTGCCGCACAGCGACCCCGTCCTCGACGGCCCCGTCATCCAGACCGCCGACGACATCGCCCTGCGCGGCGGCGTCAAGATCGCCGACGTGATGCGTACGGTCCGCGAGGCGCACGAGTCCACCGGCAAGCCGGTCCTCGTGATGACGTACTGGAATCCGATCGACCGCTACGGCATCGAGCGCTTCACCGCCGAGCTCGCCGACGCGGGCGGCGCCGGCTGCATCCTGCCCGACCTGCCGGTCGAGGAGGCCGGCGTGTGGCGCGAGCACGCCGAGAAGCACGGCCTCGCCACGGTCTTCGTTGTCGCGCCGAGCAGCAAGGACGCCCGGCTGGCGAAGATCACGGCGGCCGGTTCCGGCTTTGTGTACGCGGCTTCGCTGATGGGCGTGACCGGCACCCGTGAGTCGGTGGGCGCACAGGCCCAGGACCTGGTACGGCGCACCCGCGCCACCACCGAGCTGCCGGTCTGCGTGGGCCTCGGCGTCTCCAACCCCGAGCAGGCCGCCGAGGTCGCCTCCTTCGCGGACGGCGTGATCGTCGGGTCCGCGTTCGTGAAGCGGCTCCTCGACGCACCGGACCAGGCCACGGGCCTGGCGGCGGTGCGGGAACTGGCGGCCGAACTCGCCGAAGGCGTGCGCCGGGACGCGTAG
- a CDS encoding thioredoxin domain-containing protein, whose product MSEKNQERKRTARERLQQERESEKAREKRRRLLIVSAAVVGVLGLAAVVGVIAANAGKKKDSGSDAGPLLAPAGVQGKDQLAIPVGASDAPSTLTVWEDFRCPACAAFENGLRDTIHELEQAGKLKIEYHLATIIDGNMGGSGSLHAANAAACAQDVGKFAPYHDVLYQNQPPETDDAFAQNSRLIELAGKVDGLDTPEFRSCVEDGKHSSWVTKSNTAFKNGGFGGTPTVLLNGESVFPQKGSEQISVANFKKWVEEANKGKKPGTDRSTPSPASS is encoded by the coding sequence GTGAGCGAGAAGAACCAGGAACGGAAGCGGACCGCGCGCGAGCGGCTCCAACAGGAACGTGAGTCGGAGAAGGCGCGTGAGAAACGACGGCGGCTGCTGATCGTCTCCGCCGCGGTGGTCGGCGTCCTCGGCCTCGCCGCCGTCGTCGGCGTGATCGCCGCGAACGCCGGGAAGAAGAAGGACAGCGGCTCGGACGCCGGTCCGCTCCTCGCGCCCGCGGGCGTGCAGGGCAAGGACCAGCTCGCGATCCCGGTGGGCGCGAGCGACGCCCCGTCCACGCTCACGGTGTGGGAGGACTTCCGCTGCCCGGCCTGCGCCGCTTTCGAGAACGGTCTCCGAGACACCATCCATGAGCTGGAGCAGGCGGGCAAGCTCAAGATCGAGTACCACCTCGCCACCATCATCGACGGGAACATGGGCGGCAGCGGCTCGTTGCACGCGGCGAACGCCGCGGCGTGCGCCCAGGACGTGGGGAAATTCGCCCCGTACCACGACGTGCTGTACCAGAACCAGCCGCCGGAGACGGACGACGCCTTCGCCCAGAACAGCAGGCTGATCGAGCTCGCGGGCAAGGTCGACGGCCTGGACACACCCGAATTCCGCAGCTGTGTGGAGGACGGCAAGCACAGCAGCTGGGTGACCAAGTCGAACACCGCCTTCAAGAACGGCGGCTTCGGCGGTACCCCGACCGTGCTGCTCAACGGGGAGTCCGTCTTCCCGCAGAAGGGCTCCGAGCAGATCTCCGTCGCCAACTTCAAGAAGTGGGTCGAAGAGGCGAACAAGGGCAAGAAGCCGGGCACCGATCGCTCCACGCCGAGCCCGGCCTCCTCCTGA
- the lgt gene encoding prolipoprotein diacylglyceryl transferase produces MDIAYIPSPSTGVIHLGPLPLRGYAFCIIIGVFAAVWYGNKRWIARGGKAGTVADIAVWAVPFGLVGGRLYHVITDYQLYFSEGENWVDAFKIWEGGLGIWGAIALGAVGAWIGCRRRGIPLPAWADALAPAIAIAQAIGRWGNWFNQELYGKPTDLPWALKITEGTNREAGLYHPTFLYESLWCIGVALLVIWADRRFKLGHGRAFALYVASYCVGRAWIEYMRVDEAHHVLGLRLNVWTSIVVFVLAVTYMVISARVRPGREEIVEPERSDKSAKAAAAKPEADDAAGDPAEDPADGDEAAAEDSAADVDAESAKKG; encoded by the coding sequence ATGGATATTGCCTACATTCCCAGCCCGTCGACCGGAGTGATCCATCTCGGACCACTCCCGCTGCGCGGCTATGCCTTCTGCATCATCATCGGTGTCTTCGCGGCCGTCTGGTACGGCAACAAGCGCTGGATCGCTCGCGGCGGCAAGGCCGGCACCGTGGCCGACATCGCCGTCTGGGCGGTGCCCTTCGGTCTCGTCGGCGGCCGGCTGTACCACGTGATCACCGACTACCAGCTGTACTTCAGCGAGGGTGAGAACTGGGTCGACGCCTTCAAGATCTGGGAGGGCGGCCTCGGCATCTGGGGCGCGATCGCGCTGGGCGCGGTCGGCGCCTGGATCGGCTGTCGCCGCCGCGGGATCCCGCTGCCGGCCTGGGCGGACGCTCTCGCGCCCGCCATCGCCATAGCGCAGGCGATCGGCCGCTGGGGCAACTGGTTCAACCAGGAGCTGTACGGCAAGCCGACGGATCTGCCGTGGGCCCTCAAGATCACCGAGGGTACGAACCGCGAGGCGGGCCTCTACCACCCGACGTTCCTGTACGAGTCCCTGTGGTGCATCGGCGTCGCGCTGCTGGTCATCTGGGCCGACCGGCGCTTCAAGCTGGGACACGGCCGGGCGTTCGCGCTCTACGTCGCCTCCTACTGCGTGGGCCGGGCCTGGATCGAGTACATGCGGGTCGACGAGGCGCACCACGTGCTGGGGTTGCGCCTCAATGTGTGGACCTCGATTGTCGTCTTCGTGCTGGCGGTGACGTACATGGTGATCTCGGCGCGGGTGCGGCCCGGGCGCGAGGAGATCGTCGAGCCGGAGAGGTCCGACAAGTCGGCGAAGGCGGCGGCTGCGAAGCCGGAGGCGGACGACGCTGCGGGCGACCCGGCTGAGGACCCGGCGGACGGGGACGAGGCTGCTGCGGAGGACTCGGCCGCAGACGTGGACGCGGAGTCGGCCAAGAAGGGCTGA
- a CDS encoding CoA ester lyase, with the protein MTTPLTWLYAPGDRPEVVHKALASNADVVIVDLEDAVSPDRKKYALAATAELLASPQTLPVHVRINTPHDIEALTTLPGLCALRIPKVAYATDIRRIAARAPGVPLYPLLESALAIEHAYSIATAHPAVHGIAIGEADLRADLGIRDGTGLDWPRTRIVVAARAAGLAPPVQSVFPDIRDLDALYASCTHGRALGFLGRAAIHPRQLPVIERAFRPTPEEIEAAEEVVKAAATDEGALALPDGRFVDAAIVAAAQRTLSLARREGG; encoded by the coding sequence ATGACCACACCCCTCACCTGGCTGTACGCCCCCGGGGACCGGCCCGAGGTCGTCCACAAGGCCCTCGCCTCCAACGCCGACGTCGTGATCGTCGACCTGGAGGACGCCGTGTCCCCCGACCGCAAGAAGTACGCGCTGGCCGCCACAGCCGAACTTCTCGCTTCCCCCCAGACGCTTCCGGTCCATGTCCGCATCAACACCCCCCATGACATCGAGGCCCTGACCACACTCCCCGGCCTCTGTGCTCTGCGTATCCCCAAGGTCGCATACGCCACTGACATCCGGCGGATCGCGGCCCGCGCACCAGGCGTCCCCCTCTATCCGCTCCTCGAGTCCGCGCTCGCCATCGAGCACGCGTACTCCATCGCCACCGCACACCCCGCCGTCCACGGCATCGCCATCGGCGAGGCAGACCTCCGCGCAGACCTCGGCATACGGGACGGCACCGGCCTCGACTGGCCGCGCACCCGCATCGTGGTCGCCGCCCGCGCGGCAGGCCTGGCGCCACCGGTCCAGTCCGTCTTCCCCGACATCCGCGACCTGGACGCCCTCTACGCCTCCTGCACCCACGGCCGCGCCCTCGGCTTCCTGGGCCGGGCGGCCATCCACCCCCGCCAGCTCCCGGTCATCGAGCGGGCGTTCCGCCCCACGCCCGAGGAGATCGAGGCGGCGGAGGAGGTCGTCAAGGCGGCCGCCACGGACGAGGGCGCGCTGGCCCTGCCGGACGGCCGCTTCGTGGACGCCGCGATCGTGGCAGCGGCGCAGCGGACCCTCTCCCTCGCGCGACGCGAGGGCGGATAG
- a CDS encoding CaiB/BaiF CoA-transferase family protein, whose product MTHAPPPAAPLTGLRVLDLATLFAGPLAATMLGDFGAEVIKVEHPTRPDPSRGHGPDKDGVGLWWKLLGRNKRTVTLDLSTPDGREILLRLAKTADVIIENFRPGTLEKWQLGWEELSTANPGLVLTRVTGFGQLGPYSHRPGFGTLAEAMSGFASITGEPEGPPTLPPFGLADSIAALATAYAVMTALTARTATDRGQVIDMAIIEPILTVLGPQPLWYDQTGYVQKRTGNRSCNNAPRNTYRTADGSWLAVSTSAQSIAERVMHLVGRPDVIDEPWFSTGSGRAEHADVLDEAVGGWIACRTRAEAMAAFEKAEAAIAPIYDVRDVMEDPQYQALDTITEVPDPELGTLRMQNVLFRLSETPGAIRWAGRPHGADTDEVLSELGLSRAEITALRTQGAL is encoded by the coding sequence ATGACCCACGCTCCCCCGCCGGCCGCTCCCCTCACCGGCCTGCGCGTCCTCGACCTGGCCACTCTCTTCGCGGGCCCGCTCGCCGCCACCATGCTCGGCGACTTCGGCGCGGAGGTCATCAAAGTCGAGCACCCCACCCGGCCCGATCCCTCCCGGGGTCACGGCCCCGACAAGGACGGCGTCGGCCTGTGGTGGAAGCTGCTCGGCCGCAACAAACGCACCGTCACCCTTGACCTGTCCACCCCCGACGGCCGCGAGATCCTCCTCCGTCTCGCGAAAACCGCCGACGTGATCATCGAGAACTTCCGCCCCGGCACCCTGGAGAAGTGGCAGCTCGGCTGGGAGGAGCTGAGCACAGCCAACCCCGGCCTCGTGCTGACCCGCGTCACCGGCTTCGGACAGCTCGGCCCGTACTCCCACCGCCCCGGCTTCGGCACCCTCGCCGAGGCGATGAGCGGCTTCGCCTCCATCACCGGCGAGCCCGAAGGTCCGCCCACCCTCCCTCCGTTCGGCCTCGCCGACTCGATCGCGGCGCTCGCCACCGCGTACGCCGTCATGACCGCGCTCACCGCCCGCACCGCCACCGACCGCGGCCAGGTCATCGACATGGCGATCATCGAGCCGATCCTGACCGTGCTCGGCCCGCAGCCCCTCTGGTACGACCAGACCGGGTACGTACAGAAACGGACCGGCAACCGCTCCTGCAACAACGCCCCGCGCAACACCTACCGCACGGCCGACGGCTCCTGGCTGGCCGTCTCCACCTCCGCCCAGTCCATCGCCGAACGCGTCATGCATCTGGTCGGTCGCCCGGACGTGATCGACGAGCCGTGGTTCAGCACCGGCAGCGGCCGTGCCGAGCACGCCGACGTGCTCGACGAGGCGGTCGGCGGCTGGATCGCCTGCCGCACCCGCGCCGAAGCCATGGCCGCCTTCGAGAAGGCCGAAGCGGCGATCGCACCGATCTACGACGTCCGTGACGTCATGGAAGACCCCCAATACCAAGCGCTGGACACCATCACCGAGGTCCCCGACCCCGAACTCGGCACCCTCCGGATGCAGAACGTCCTATTCCGGCTCTCCGAGACCCCAGGCGCCATCCGCTGGGCGGGCCGCCCGCACGGCGCCGACACGGACGAGGTCCTCAGCGAACTCGGCCTGTCCCGGGCCGAAATCACCGCTCTGCGCACCCAGGGCGCCCTATGA
- the rbsK gene encoding ribokinase encodes MTGIAVLGSTNMDLVAYVSHAPKRGETVTGREFLTIPGGKGANQAVAAARAGGDVAMIGAVGSDDFGVRLRHTLESSGVDTDLLRTAEGPSGTAHIVVDEEGGNSIVVIPGANGTVTALVPGDEALIASSVALLLQLELPLSAVLDGAEAARRNGVRTVLTPAPAQPLPPELLAVTDLLVPNEHEAATLAGVADPHLAAEALLRQVPEVVITLGSAGSLYAARGAAPVTVPAPRVRAVDTTGAGDTFVGALAVALVEGRPVQQALTWASAAAALCVQRPGASTSMPYRSEIDDAS; translated from the coding sequence ATGACCGGCATCGCGGTGCTCGGCAGCACCAACATGGACCTCGTCGCGTACGTCTCGCACGCGCCGAAACGCGGAGAGACCGTCACCGGAAGGGAATTCCTCACGATCCCCGGCGGCAAGGGCGCCAACCAGGCCGTCGCCGCCGCCCGCGCCGGCGGCGACGTCGCCATGATCGGCGCGGTCGGCTCGGACGACTTCGGCGTACGGCTACGGCACACGCTCGAATCGTCCGGCGTCGACACCGACCTTCTGCGCACCGCGGAAGGCCCCTCCGGCACCGCACACATCGTCGTAGACGAAGAAGGCGGCAACTCGATCGTCGTGATCCCCGGCGCGAACGGCACCGTCACCGCCCTCGTCCCCGGCGACGAGGCCCTCATCGCCTCCTCCGTCGCGCTGCTCCTCCAGCTCGAACTCCCCCTGAGCGCCGTACTCGACGGCGCCGAAGCCGCGCGCCGGAACGGTGTACGGACCGTCCTCACCCCCGCCCCCGCGCAGCCCCTTCCTCCCGAACTCCTCGCCGTCACCGACCTGTTGGTGCCCAATGAGCACGAGGCGGCCACCCTCGCCGGCGTCGCCGACCCGCACCTGGCCGCCGAGGCGCTGCTGCGTCAGGTCCCCGAGGTCGTGATCACACTCGGCTCGGCGGGCAGCCTGTACGCGGCCCGGGGCGCGGCTCCCGTCACCGTGCCCGCGCCTCGCGTACGGGCCGTCGACACGACCGGCGCCGGCGACACCTTCGTCGGCGCCCTCGCCGTCGCGCTCGTCGAGGGCAGGCCCGTACAACAGGCCCTGACCTGGGCCTCGGCCGCCGCCGCCCTGTGCGTCCAGCGCCCCGGCGCCTCCACCTCCATGCCGTACCGCTCAGAGATCGACGACGCCTCATGA
- a CDS encoding ADP-ribosylglycohydrolase family protein: MTGLRLTWVQPEDLVRHELRQADEDGRDATEIRTRWARAGGPLSPPRDGASESPAPPKLRALAYELLDELALLPSPLTEHEPTPLALIKADCPAWPTREAPRSRGPGDQPSLSARGYSPWPRRGHPHPGEALGEGGPGEKHPRPNTLHASWLGRAIGCLLGKPVEKLPLHAIRSIARATGNWPLHTWFTAKGLPPDLAAAHPWNRRSAGTSLAENIDGMPEDDDLNYPLLNLLLLQRHGKAFTTPQLAQLWLDELPAGRTFTAERVAYRNLLSGVEPPLTAGHRNPFREWIGAAIRADVHGWTHPGAPAAAAAQAHRDASLTHTANGVYGAMFIAATIAAAAGGRSDVHQCLQSGLTVIPPRSRLAKAIRLGIDTARAEPDFDTVVDRLHTALGHHHWVHVIPNAALLAAALTHADGDFTGSICRAVSGGWDTDSNGATAGSVAGLLAGHPAAIPDRWTTALKNRLATSVAGFDGIGFDTLAHLTHQEALRP; the protein is encoded by the coding sequence ATGACCGGCCTCCGCCTCACCTGGGTCCAGCCGGAGGACCTGGTGCGCCACGAACTGCGCCAAGCGGACGAGGACGGCCGCGACGCGACGGAGATCCGCACCCGCTGGGCACGCGCGGGCGGCCCCCTGTCCCCGCCTCGGGACGGAGCGTCTGAGTCACCCGCACCACCGAAGCTTCGGGCCCTGGCGTACGAGCTGCTGGACGAACTGGCTCTGCTGCCGTCCCCGTTGACGGAGCATGAGCCGACGCCTCTTGCCCTGATCAAGGCCGACTGCCCGGCCTGGCCCACGCGCGAAGCGCCGAGGAGCCGGGGGCCTGGGGATCAGCCATCGCTTTCGGCACGGGGGTACTCCCCCTGGCCACGCCGGGGGCACCCCCACCCAGGCGAGGCTCTGGGGGAGGGCGGGCCAGGGGAGAAACACCCCCGCCCCAATACCCTGCACGCCTCCTGGCTCGGCCGCGCCATCGGCTGTCTCCTCGGCAAGCCGGTCGAAAAGCTCCCCCTCCATGCCATCCGCAGCATCGCCCGCGCCACTGGAAACTGGCCCCTCCACACCTGGTTCACCGCCAAAGGCCTACCCCCGGACCTCGCCGCCGCACACCCCTGGAATCGCCGGTCCGCCGGCACCTCACTCGCCGAGAACATCGACGGGATGCCCGAGGACGACGACCTCAACTACCCCCTCCTCAACCTGCTCCTCCTCCAGCGCCACGGGAAGGCGTTCACCACCCCCCAGCTCGCCCAGCTCTGGCTCGACGAACTCCCGGCCGGGCGTACCTTCACCGCCGAGCGCGTCGCCTACCGCAATCTCCTCTCCGGCGTGGAACCCCCGCTCACCGCCGGCCACCGCAACCCCTTCCGGGAGTGGATCGGCGCCGCCATCCGCGCCGATGTGCACGGCTGGACGCACCCCGGCGCCCCCGCGGCCGCCGCCGCGCAGGCCCATCGCGACGCGTCGCTCACCCACACCGCGAACGGTGTCTACGGCGCGATGTTCATCGCGGCCACCATCGCCGCCGCGGCCGGTGGCCGGAGCGACGTCCACCAGTGTCTGCAGAGCGGCCTCACCGTCATCCCCCCGCGCTCCCGGCTCGCCAAGGCCATCCGCCTCGGCATCGACACCGCCCGCGCGGAACCCGACTTCGACACCGTCGTGGACCGGCTCCACACCGCCCTCGGCCACCACCACTGGGTCCACGTCATCCCCAACGCCGCCCTCCTCGCCGCCGCCCTCACCCACGCCGACGGCGATTTCACCGGCTCCATCTGCCGTGCCGTCTCCGGGGGCTGGGACACCGACTCCAACGGCGCGACCGCCGGCTCCGTCGCGGGCCTGCTCGCCGGCCACCCCGCCGCGATCCCCGACCGCTGGACCACCGCCCTCAAGAACCGTCTCGCCACCTCTGTCGCCGGCTTCGACGGCATCGGCTTCGACACCCTCGCCCACCTCACTCACCAGGAGGCACTCCGCCCATGA
- a CDS encoding ADP-ribosylglycohydrolase family protein, with translation MTTTLATLTLDDRISGSLIGAAVGDALGGPVEGYTPEQIVERHGGRVHGIVGPWHGDEWRTARPIAPYHKGDGHVTDDTLMTHALIRVYTTVRDHLDAYAVADHLVPDLISTPRWIPELEAEALPVQRVFLAEKWMVARLHYGHNDPREAGVGNIVNCGAAMYMAPVGLVNAAHPAAAYAEAIDIAGAHQSSYGREAAGVFAAAVAAACLPGATPTTVVDTALSLAKDGTGAAIEAVAEVAPHHSDFDSALAPLRAAVAPFDTVGPDYRAPSLAARRPSRLHAIEELPIALGMLLVGGGDYRRTVLGAVNYGRDCDSIATMAGAIAGALHGESAVPSDWAKTVAEASRLDLHAPAAALTAVTREIFARDTTRRRTHESAFARLTDPR, from the coding sequence ATGACGACGACACTCGCGACGCTCACACTCGATGACCGGATCAGCGGCAGCCTGATCGGCGCGGCGGTCGGTGACGCGCTCGGCGGCCCGGTCGAGGGCTACACCCCGGAGCAGATCGTGGAGCGGCACGGCGGCCGCGTCCACGGCATCGTCGGCCCGTGGCACGGCGACGAATGGCGCACCGCCCGCCCCATCGCGCCGTACCACAAGGGCGACGGACACGTCACCGACGACACCCTCATGACGCACGCGCTGATCCGCGTGTACACCACCGTCCGCGACCACCTCGACGCGTACGCCGTCGCCGACCATCTGGTCCCCGACCTGATCTCGACCCCCCGCTGGATTCCGGAGCTCGAGGCTGAGGCGCTCCCCGTGCAGCGGGTCTTCCTCGCCGAGAAGTGGATGGTGGCCCGCCTCCACTACGGGCACAACGACCCGCGCGAGGCGGGCGTCGGCAACATCGTCAACTGCGGCGCGGCGATGTACATGGCCCCGGTGGGCCTGGTCAACGCGGCGCATCCGGCGGCCGCCTACGCCGAGGCCATCGACATCGCGGGCGCGCACCAGTCCTCGTACGGACGTGAGGCGGCGGGCGTCTTCGCGGCGGCGGTCGCTGCGGCGTGCCTGCCCGGCGCGACGCCCACAACGGTCGTGGACACGGCACTCTCGCTGGCCAAGGACGGCACGGGCGCGGCGATCGAGGCGGTGGCCGAAGTCGCCCCGCACCACTCGGACTTCGACTCGGCACTGGCTCCGCTCCGGGCGGCCGTCGCCCCCTTCGACACGGTCGGCCCGGACTACCGCGCCCCGTCGCTGGCCGCCCGCCGGCCCTCCCGGCTGCACGCCATCGAGGAACTCCCGATCGCCCTGGGCATGCTTCTGGTGGGCGGCGGTGACTACCGCCGTACGGTTCTCGGAGCCGTCAACTACGGCCGTGACTGCGACTCGATCGCCACGATGGCAGGGGCGATCGCGGGCGCGCTCCACGGCGAGTCCGCGGTGCCGAGTGACTGGGCGAAGACGGTCGCCGAGGCCAGCCGCCTAGACCTGCACGCCCCGGCGGCGGCGCTGACCGCGGTCACCCGCGAGATCTTCGCCCGCGACACGACTCGCCGCCGCACCCATGAATCGGCGTTCGCCCGTCTGACGGATCCGCGATGA